A region of Natribaculum luteum DNA encodes the following proteins:
- a CDS encoding inorganic phosphate transporter has translation MVDVATFGTFAVAAVASLFMAWSIGAGSSGSTPFAPAVGANAISVMRAGFFVGILGFAGAVMQGANVSEAVGQELIGGVTLSPVAATLGLTIAAILVATGVFAGYPIATAFTVTGAVIGVGLAMGGDPAWAKYQEIAALWVLTPFVGGGIAYSIARLLRIEPVPERYLILAFAAIVGVLVANVEFAVLGPEGSGASIAVAASDALPGSRTVGVIAVTALVAALWALVLAVDLRRDVEAGERHFLLVLGALVAFSAGGSQVGLAIGPLIPLSTDLELPLFALLVGGGFGLLAGSWTGAPRMIKAIAQDYSSLGPRRSIAALIPSFAIAQTAVLYGIPVSFNEIIVSAIIGSGYAASDDGGGVSVRKMGYTVLAWVLSLAIALGVGYAGYTVVDALLF, from the coding sequence ATGGTCGACGTCGCGACGTTTGGAACGTTCGCCGTTGCCGCGGTAGCGAGTCTCTTTATGGCCTGGTCGATCGGGGCCGGCTCGAGCGGATCGACGCCGTTCGCTCCCGCAGTCGGCGCGAACGCGATTTCGGTGATGCGGGCCGGGTTCTTCGTCGGCATCCTCGGCTTTGCGGGCGCGGTCATGCAGGGGGCAAACGTCTCCGAGGCGGTCGGACAGGAACTGATCGGTGGCGTGACGCTGTCGCCTGTCGCCGCCACGCTCGGGCTGACGATCGCCGCGATCCTGGTTGCGACCGGCGTCTTCGCGGGGTATCCGATCGCGACGGCGTTTACCGTCACGGGTGCCGTGATCGGCGTCGGGCTGGCGATGGGTGGCGATCCCGCGTGGGCGAAGTACCAGGAAATCGCCGCCCTCTGGGTGCTGACGCCCTTTGTCGGTGGTGGGATCGCCTATTCGATCGCCCGCCTCCTGCGAATCGAACCCGTCCCGGAACGGTACCTGATTCTCGCATTCGCCGCGATCGTCGGCGTGCTCGTCGCGAACGTCGAGTTCGCCGTGCTCGGTCCCGAGGGAAGTGGTGCGTCGATCGCAGTCGCGGCGAGCGACGCGCTTCCAGGCTCGCGGACGGTCGGCGTGATCGCCGTGACGGCGCTCGTGGCGGCGCTCTGGGCGCTCGTCCTCGCGGTCGACCTCCGGCGGGACGTCGAGGCCGGGGAGCGACACTTCCTGCTCGTCCTCGGGGCGCTGGTCGCTTTCTCGGCCGGCGGGAGTCAGGTCGGCCTGGCGATCGGCCCGCTGATCCCGCTGTCGACCGACCTCGAGTTGCCGCTTTTCGCCCTGCTCGTCGGCGGCGGGTTCGGACTGCTCGCCGGCTCGTGGACCGGCGCACCGCGGATGATCAAGGCGATCGCACAGGACTACTCCTCGCTCGGCCCGCGCCGATCGATCGCCGCGCTCATCCCCTCTTTCGCGATCGCCCAGACCGCCGTCCTCTATGGCATCCCCGTCTCGTTCAACGAGATCATCGTCAGCGCGATCATCGGTAGCGGGTACGCCGCGTCGGATGACGGCGGCGGCGTCAGCGTCCGCAAGATGGGCTACACCGTCCTCGCGTGGGTCCTCTCGCTCGCGATCGCGCTCGGCGTCGGCTACGCGGGCTATACGGTCGTCGACGCTCTGCTGTTCTGA
- a CDS encoding DUF5828 family protein, whose translation MEESISGFRVRGDWGDVVEHGERITRALRDSGVDDPDAAYDARFARAFEEWEEWRPKSHETLDADVSEKTAEQASVEEGKGEKAGKDPDEDIKTAGEKLSESYEALEEDDAEGAVGKWSESIDYVARAADSAGRKALRRVEDTVYQRVMTQLAPYYFDNDLVSANIQQSSRGNGEEFVFEVNVNDDDLKDEVSDTLAEYEDEVDRWHIEVEKDTEAAEAIEGAEPPPEAEDNSKSTRNG comes from the coding sequence ATGGAAGAGAGCATCTCGGGATTCAGGGTTCGCGGTGACTGGGGCGACGTCGTCGAGCACGGCGAGCGGATCACGCGCGCGCTTCGAGACAGTGGCGTCGACGACCCAGATGCGGCCTACGACGCCCGGTTTGCCCGTGCGTTCGAGGAGTGGGAGGAGTGGCGTCCCAAGTCCCACGAAACGCTCGATGCCGACGTAAGCGAGAAGACGGCCGAGCAAGCCAGCGTCGAGGAAGGCAAAGGCGAGAAGGCCGGCAAAGATCCGGACGAGGACATCAAGACCGCAGGCGAGAAGCTCTCGGAGTCCTACGAGGCTCTCGAGGAGGACGACGCCGAAGGTGCCGTCGGCAAGTGGTCGGAGTCGATCGACTACGTCGCACGCGCTGCGGACTCGGCCGGTCGCAAGGCGCTGCGGCGCGTCGAGGACACGGTCTACCAGCGCGTGATGACGCAACTGGCACCGTACTACTTCGACAACGACCTCGTCAGCGCCAACATCCAGCAGTCCAGCCGGGGGAACGGCGAGGAGTTCGTCTTCGAGGTAAACGTCAACGACGACGACCTCAAAGACGAGGTCTCGGACACACTCGCCGAGTACGAAGACGAGGTCGACCGCTGGCACATCGAAGTCGAGAAAGACACAGAGGCAGCCGAAGCGATCGAGGGTGCCGAACCTCCGCCAGAAGCCGAGGACAACTCGAAGTCGACGCGGAACGGATGA
- a CDS encoding hemolysin family protein encodes MLQSPLLEAMLAAYEVPTTGFEVTQSTVTIAGVIAVAVLIALSAFFSSSEIAMFSLPKHRIEGMVEEGVAGAKRVKALNDDPHRLLVTILVGNNLVNIAMSSIATALLSIYFGGLLGVVLATFGITAVVLLFGESAPKSYAVENTESWALRVARPLKATEYLLYPLIALFDYLTRQVNRLTGSTSAIETPYVTRDEIQDMIETGEREGVLEEEEHEMLQRIFRFNNSIVKEVMTPRLDMTAVPKDATIDEAIETCIQSGHARIPVYEGSLDNVQGVVHIRDLVRDLNYGETQNLELEDLIQPTLHVPESKNVDELLSEMRENRMHMVIVIDEFGTTEGLVTMEDMIEEIVGEILEGGEEEPIEEIDEDTVIVRGEVNIEDVNEALEIDLPEGEEFETIAGFIFNRAGRLVEEGEEITYDGVRITVEEVENTRIMRARLTKLEEQTVTGNGDDAGEE; translated from the coding sequence ATGCTGCAGTCTCCGCTCCTCGAGGCGATGTTAGCCGCGTACGAGGTCCCCACAACGGGATTCGAGGTCACCCAGTCGACGGTGACGATCGCGGGAGTGATAGCGGTGGCCGTGTTGATCGCGCTCTCGGCGTTTTTCTCTTCGTCCGAGATCGCGATGTTCTCGCTGCCGAAACACCGTATCGAGGGGATGGTCGAGGAAGGCGTCGCGGGCGCAAAGCGGGTCAAAGCGCTCAACGACGATCCCCACCGTCTGCTGGTGACGATCCTGGTTGGGAACAACCTCGTCAACATCGCGATGTCGTCGATCGCGACGGCACTGCTGAGTATCTACTTCGGCGGACTGCTCGGGGTCGTCCTGGCGACGTTCGGCATCACGGCCGTCGTCTTGCTGTTCGGCGAGAGCGCCCCCAAGTCCTACGCCGTCGAGAACACCGAGTCGTGGGCGTTACGGGTCGCCAGGCCGCTGAAGGCGACGGAGTATCTCCTCTATCCGCTCATCGCGCTGTTCGATTACCTCACCAGGCAGGTCAACCGGCTCACCGGCTCGACGAGCGCGATCGAGACGCCGTACGTCACCCGCGACGAGATCCAGGACATGATCGAGACGGGCGAGCGCGAGGGCGTCCTCGAGGAAGAAGAACACGAGATGCTCCAGCGCATCTTCCGGTTCAACAACAGCATCGTCAAGGAGGTGATGACGCCGCGACTGGACATGACGGCGGTGCCGAAAGACGCCACCATCGACGAGGCGATCGAGACCTGTATCCAGAGCGGCCACGCCCGGATCCCCGTCTACGAGGGCAGCCTCGACAACGTCCAGGGGGTCGTCCACATTCGCGACCTCGTGCGCGATCTCAACTACGGCGAGACCCAGAACCTCGAACTCGAGGACCTCATCCAGCCGACGCTGCACGTCCCCGAGTCGAAAAACGTCGACGAGTTGCTCAGCGAGATGCGGGAAAACCGGATGCACATGGTGATCGTCATCGACGAATTCGGCACCACCGAGGGGCTGGTGACGATGGAAGACATGATCGAGGAGATCGTCGGCGAGATCCTGGAGGGCGGCGAGGAAGAGCCCATCGAGGAGATCGACGAGGACACCGTCATCGTCCGCGGCGAGGTCAACATCGAGGACGTCAACGAGGCCCTCGAGATCGACCTCCCCGAAGGCGAGGAGTTCGAGACGATCGCCGGCTTCATCTTCAACCGCGCGGGTCGGCTCGTCGAAGAGGGCGAGGAGATCACCTACGACGGCGTCCGCATCACCGTCGAGGAAGTCGAGAACACCCGGATCATGCGCGCACGGTTGACGAAACTCGAGGAACAGACGGTGACCGGAAACGGCGACGACGCCGGCGAAGAGTAA